In Montipora capricornis isolate CH-2021 chromosome 4, ASM3666992v2, whole genome shotgun sequence, a single genomic region encodes these proteins:
- the LOC138046378 gene encoding uncharacterized protein has protein sequence MPESSTDVEPKGKKDNLKRRNAASTAEHIEANVKVVDGAVGAKTDLQELTASLKQGFAQMSHDLSKTIAESFKLFQSELEIQNEDIAGVEQEETPQTANDHEVNGEPPAKKNKDTKTTTIEEAVTKLTDSAGAQETPSNEGNFEVLNSLKQELKKEETGPRVNAELANVVNAMVKEGLPEEKLQEKLNKYHRPENCESLTKVRVNQSIWDHLSPAVRSQDVRLQKVQTSIFKGMCALTTMINKCLDHIPSLQNGNDLLQLATDALALFANANSELNQRRRELIKPDLHDEYKHLCSSSLAITDQLFGDDLPKQVKELTEVNRVGKKLSTHTGRSTAKPDYRRHNARGKTTTNILRLSRERRRGSQRDADF, from the exons ATGCCTGAAAGTTCGACTGATGTTGAGCCTAAGGGcaagaaagacaacttgaaACGGAGAAATGCGGCTTCTACAGCCGAACATATCGAAGCGAATGTTAAAGTTGTTGATGGCGCCGTTGGCGCCAAAACTGACCTACAAGAGTTGACCGCTTCGTTGAAACAAGGATTTGCCCAGATGTCTCACGATTTATCTAAGACCATTGCAGAGTCTTTTAAACTGTTCCAGTCAGAATTGGAAATACAGAACGAAGACATAGCGGGCGTAGAACAGGAGGAAACTCCTCAGACCGCGAATGACCACGAGGTCAACGGGGAGCCCCCTGCGAAGAAGAACAAAGATACTAAAACTACAACCATCGAGGAAGCTGTGACAAAGCTAACTGATTCAGCCGGGGCTCAGGAAACGCCTTCTAATGAAGGGAATTTTGAAGTGCTTAATAGCTTAAAGCAAGAGCTAAAGAAAGAGGAAACGGGTCCAAGAGTTAATGCAGAGCTGGCCAATGTGGTTAATGCCATGGTCAAAGAGGGCCTGCCGGAAGAGAAActtcaggaaaaactgaatAAGTATCACAGACCAGAGAACTGTGAATCGTTGACAAAAGTccgagtaaaccaatcaatatGGGATCATTTATCTCCAGCAGTTCGATCGCAAGATGTTAGACTGCAAAAGGTGCAGACATCCATCTTCAAGGGAATGTGTGCATTGACTACTATGATCAACAAATGCCTAGATCATATCCCGTCGCTTCAAAATGGAAACGACCTGTTGCAATTGGCAACAGATGCGCTAGCTTTGTTTGCTAATGCAAATAGCGAACTAAACCAACGCCGAAGAGAATTGATTAAACCTGACCTGCACGACGAATATAAACACCTTTGCTCTTCGTCGCTGGCAATCACCGACCAATTATTTGGCGATGATCTCCCTAAACAGGTGAAAGAGTTGACCGAGGTCAACCGCGTTGGTAAGAAACTGTCTACGCACACTGGAAGATCAACGGCTAAGCCTGACTATCGCAGGCACAAT GCTCGTGGAAAAACGACCACAAACATCCTCCGACTTTCAAGAGAAAGAAGGAGGGGAAGTCAACGTGACGCCGATTTCTAA
- the LOC138044544 gene encoding uncharacterized protein, translating to MSSEDTDRFCRRLYDCPNVANPKLVPQTPSHVSGCSKSTTVTTDCLTNAGDETRSSPLSQETGFDCLQIVRQSYETQGFSQKATSIILQSWRKGTTKQYSSYIKRWTTYCRQKQIDPVSATVPQALDFLVELFETGIGYSGINTARSALSSVLKPVHGITFGAQESVKRFLKGVYEARPSNARYAVTWEVNKVLNYLKSTSTTECSLKDLTLKLVTLMSLLSAQRGQTIHYLSLEDMVTSETSVTFAVSKPLKQSKPGSKPTVVKFVAYPDNPNICVVTTLKAYLDRTSALRGGAQQLFVSYSKPFKPVSRDTISRWVKIVMQKSGINVNLFKPHSTRAAATSKAFLKSVPLEHILSVAGWSSSDTFAKFYKKPVINTDSFSTVLLQD from the coding sequence ATGTCTTCAGAAGATACAGACCGATTCTGCAGAAGGCTTTATGATTGTCCCAATGTGGCCAACCCAAAGTTGGTACCCCAAACTCCTTCACATGTTAGTGGATGTTCCAAGAGTACTACCGTCACAACAGACTGCCTTACAAATGCCGGGGATGAAACAAGAAGTTCACCCCTTAGCCAAGAAACTGGTTTTGATTGTTTGCAGATTGTCCGGCAGTCCTATGAGACACAGGGATTTTCTCAAAAGGCAACCTCTATTATCTTACAGTCGTGGAGGAAAGGAACCACTAAGCAGTACTCCTCATACATCAAAAGATGGACTACATATTGTCGTCAAAAACAGATTGATCCAGTTTCTGCCACTGTTCCCCAAGCGCTAGATTTTTTAGTGGAGTTATTTGAGACTGGCATTGGTTACAGTGGCATTAACACTGCAAGGTCTGCCCTATCCAGTGTCTTAAAACCTGTCCACGGGATAACGTTTGGAGCTCAAGAAAGTGTTAAAAGGTTTTTGAAAGGAGTTTACGAAGCAAGACCCTCCAACGCAAGATACGCTGTGACATGGGAGGTGAACAAGGTCCTGAACTATCTTAAGTCAACCTCTACTACAGAGTGTTCTCTTAAAGATCTGACTTTAAAATTGGTCACTCTCATgtcactgctgtcagctcaaCGAGGACAAACAATCCACTACTTGTCTTTGGAGGACATGGTTACTTCAGAAACTTCTGTGACTTTTGCTGTTTCTAAACCTTTAAAGCAATCTAAGCCGGGGTCTAAACCCACTGTTGTCAAGTTTGTAGCTTATCCGGATAACCCCAACATTTGTGTTGTCACTACTTTGAAGGCTTATCTTGATCGCACCTCTGCCTTACGTGGCGGTGCACAACAATTGTTTGTTAGTTATTCCAAGCCGTTTAAACCTGTTTCACGGGACACCATCAGTAGATGGGTCAAAATAGTTATGCAGAAATCTGGGATTAATGTTAATCTGTTTAAGCCACACAGCACTAGGGCTGCTGCAACGTCTAAGGCATTTTTGAAATCTGTCCCATTAGAGCATATTCTGTCAGTTGCAGGGTGGAGCTCATCTGATACATTTGCCAAGTTTTATAAGAAGCCTGTTATCAACACAGATAGTTTTTCTACTGTTTTGTTACAAGATTAA